A genomic segment from Kineosporia corallincola encodes:
- a CDS encoding ABC transporter ATP-binding protein, whose amino-acid sequence MAEQTAEQTAGQATVAQRPFLEVKDLRIHFPTDDGLVKSVDGVSFSLERGRTLGIVGESGSGKSVSSLGIMGLHRTTNARVSGEIWLDGDELVRAPADFVRRLRGRKMAMIFQDPLSSLHPYFKVGAQIVEAYRLYNDVSRKAARQHAVDLLGRVGIPEPASRVDDYPHQFSGGMRQRAMIAMALACDPELLIADEPTTALDVTVQAEILDLIRGLQKEFGSAVIMITHDLGVIAELADDVLVMYGGKAVEHAPVRDIFHAPEHPYTWGLLSSMPRMDRLRAERLLPVPGSPPSLINLPTGCAFNPRCPYDDQTDGRALTEVPELLAVPGQPGHSVACHLSSSKRRQLWAEEVSPRL is encoded by the coding sequence ATGGCTGAGCAGACGGCTGAGCAGACGGCCGGGCAGGCCACGGTGGCGCAGCGGCCCTTCCTCGAGGTGAAGGACCTGCGGATCCACTTCCCCACCGACGACGGGCTGGTGAAATCCGTCGACGGAGTGAGCTTCTCGCTGGAGCGCGGCCGCACGCTGGGCATCGTCGGCGAGTCCGGGTCGGGCAAGAGCGTGTCCAGCCTGGGCATCATGGGCCTGCACCGCACCACGAACGCCCGCGTCTCCGGCGAGATCTGGCTGGACGGCGACGAGCTGGTCCGCGCCCCGGCGGATTTCGTGCGCCGGCTGCGGGGCCGCAAGATGGCGATGATCTTCCAGGACCCGCTGTCGTCGCTGCACCCGTACTTCAAGGTCGGTGCCCAGATCGTCGAGGCGTACCGGCTGTACAACGACGTGAGCAGGAAGGCCGCCCGGCAGCACGCCGTCGACCTGCTCGGCCGGGTCGGCATCCCGGAGCCGGCGTCGCGGGTGGACGACTACCCGCACCAGTTCTCCGGCGGTATGCGGCAGCGCGCGATGATCGCGATGGCGCTGGCCTGCGACCCGGAGCTGCTGATCGCCGACGAGCCGACCACGGCGCTCGACGTGACCGTGCAGGCCGAGATCCTCGACCTGATCCGCGGGCTCCAGAAGGAGTTCGGGTCGGCGGTCATCATGATCACCCACGACCTCGGGGTGATCGCCGAGCTGGCCGACGACGTGCTGGTGATGTACGGCGGCAAGGCGGTCGAGCACGCGCCGGTGCGGGACATCTTCCACGCCCCCGAACACCCCTACACCTGGGGACTTCTCAGCTCGATGCCGCGCATGGACCGGCTGCGCGCCGAGCGGCTGCTGCCGGTGCCGGGGTCCCCGCCGAGCCTGATCAACCTGCCCACCGGGTGTGCGTTCAACCCGCGCTGCCCCTATGACGACCAGACCGACGGCCGGGCGCTGACCGAGGTGCCCGAGCTGCTCGCCGTGCCGGGTCAACCGGGACACAGCGTGGCGTGCCATCTTTCGTCGTCCAAGCGCCGCCAGTTGTGGGCGGAGGAGGTGTCACCGCGGCTGTGA
- a CDS encoding ABC transporter permease, whose translation MTAFIARRLAAAVVILTLVSLITFAIFFLVPRLAGAGPDDLASRYVGKSAGAEQVHQRAEQLGFTDPIWVQYGDFVKGIFAGRTYDLGGSTPEDCPAPCLGYSFIDQNAVLPELLDRLPVTLSLAVGAAALWLVTGVGTGVLSALRRGTVFDRAAMAVALAGVSLPVFFTGLLALSVFSYTLGIFPGGGSYTPLLENPAEWAYDLILPWITLSFLYAAGYARLTRAGMLETMNEDYIRTARAKGLPERTVVLKHALRSTLTPVLTIFGLDLGLLIGGAILTESTFSLPGLGTYTVQALSSNDLPKVLGVTMLAATFVVLANLVVDILYAVIDPRVRL comes from the coding sequence GTGACAGCGTTCATCGCACGGCGCTTGGCCGCCGCCGTCGTCATCCTGACCCTGGTCAGCCTCATCACCTTCGCGATCTTCTTCCTGGTGCCGAGGCTGGCCGGGGCCGGCCCGGACGACCTGGCCTCGCGCTACGTGGGCAAGTCGGCCGGTGCCGAGCAGGTGCACCAGCGGGCCGAGCAGCTCGGCTTCACCGACCCGATCTGGGTGCAGTACGGCGACTTCGTGAAGGGCATCTTCGCGGGCCGCACCTACGACCTGGGCGGGTCCACCCCGGAGGACTGCCCGGCCCCGTGCCTGGGCTACTCCTTCATCGACCAGAACGCGGTGCTGCCCGAGCTGCTCGACCGGCTGCCGGTGACACTGTCGCTGGCGGTCGGCGCGGCCGCGCTCTGGCTGGTCACCGGCGTCGGCACCGGCGTGCTGTCGGCGCTGCGCCGGGGCACCGTGTTCGACCGGGCGGCGATGGCGGTTGCCCTGGCCGGGGTGTCGCTGCCGGTGTTCTTCACTGGCCTGCTGGCCCTTTCGGTGTTCAGCTACACGCTCGGCATCTTCCCCGGCGGCGGCAGTTACACGCCGCTGCTGGAGAATCCGGCCGAGTGGGCCTACGACCTGATCCTGCCCTGGATCACGCTGTCCTTCCTCTACGCGGCCGGGTACGCCCGGCTGACCCGGGCGGGCATGCTCGAGACGATGAACGAGGACTACATCCGCACCGCCCGGGCGAAGGGCCTGCCCGAGCGCACCGTGGTGCTGAAGCACGCGCTGCGCTCCACCCTCACCCCGGTGCTCACCATCTTCGGCCTCGACCTGGGGCTGCTGATCGGCGGTGCCATCCTCACCGAATCGACCTTCTCGCTGCCCGGTCTCGGCACCTACACGGTGCAGGCGCTGTCGAGCAACGACCTGCCCAAGGTGCTCGGCGTGACCATGCTGGCGGCGACCTTCGTGGTGCTGGCCAACCTGGTCGTCGACATTCTGTACGCCGTGATCGACCCGAGGGTGAGGCTCTAG
- a CDS encoding ABC transporter substrate-binding protein, translating into MRSRRTIGAVAAAAALAVGLAACGGGSSDDGAEGGGSGADAAFGAGIDQVVNPSDAKGGTIRFANPGDWDSLDPGDTYYAYGWDFARYYARTLVTYKSAPGAEGATPVPDLATGLGEPSDDAKTWTYTLKDGIKFEDGTPITSADVKYAVERSLDKETFPHGPTYFNDFLEDVPEGYSVYKDDKGLDSIETPDDKTIVFHLNQPFSGFDNFAALPATAPVPKDKDTGSKYKTEVVSSGPYKFSDYQDGKSFTLVRNDQWDASTDEVRPALPDTIEVALNVNADDIDQRLLSGDLDVNVANLGVGAAARAQVLADPQKKKYTDAAPINRTWFTSINGEVAPFDKIECRQAVIYAADRTGYQTAFGGSIGGGDVATGLLPPTIPGQKKLDTYPVKDEADGIAKAKEALAACGQPDGFETSYSYRAERPAEKAAAESMQQALAKVGIKLTLKPYPQSDYFALYAGKPSFAKKEGLGLMANGWAADWPDGYGFLAQLVDSRVIRESGGASNLSVRDPEIDSMIDAAVNETDDAKRQQTWGDIDKKVMDGAWVYPGVWAKVLLYRPANLTNVFVTSSYDGYDFAALGVAQD; encoded by the coding sequence ATGAGAAGTAGGCGCACGATCGGCGCCGTCGCCGCTGCCGCCGCCCTGGCGGTCGGCCTGGCGGCGTGCGGCGGGGGGTCCTCCGACGACGGGGCCGAGGGCGGTGGCAGCGGTGCCGATGCCGCCTTCGGCGCGGGTATCGACCAGGTCGTGAACCCGTCCGACGCCAAGGGGGGAACGATCCGCTTCGCCAACCCCGGTGACTGGGACTCGCTCGACCCCGGCGACACGTACTACGCCTACGGCTGGGACTTCGCCCGCTACTACGCGCGCACCCTGGTGACCTACAAGTCCGCCCCGGGCGCCGAGGGCGCCACCCCGGTGCCGGACCTGGCCACCGGCCTGGGCGAGCCGTCGGACGACGCGAAGACCTGGACCTACACGCTGAAGGACGGCATCAAGTTCGAGGACGGCACCCCGATCACGTCGGCCGACGTGAAGTACGCGGTGGAGCGGTCGCTCGACAAGGAGACGTTCCCGCACGGGCCCACGTACTTCAACGACTTCCTCGAGGACGTGCCCGAGGGCTACTCCGTCTACAAGGACGACAAGGGCCTGGACTCGATCGAGACCCCGGACGACAAGACCATCGTCTTCCACCTGAACCAGCCGTTCAGCGGGTTCGACAACTTCGCCGCCCTGCCGGCCACCGCCCCGGTGCCGAAGGACAAGGACACCGGTTCCAAGTACAAGACCGAGGTGGTCTCGTCCGGGCCGTACAAGTTCTCCGACTACCAGGACGGCAAGAGCTTCACCCTGGTGCGCAACGACCAGTGGGACGCCTCCACCGACGAGGTGCGCCCGGCCCTGCCGGACACCATCGAGGTGGCCCTCAACGTCAACGCCGACGACATCGACCAGCGCCTGCTCTCCGGTGACCTGGACGTGAACGTCGCCAACCTCGGTGTCGGCGCGGCCGCCCGGGCCCAGGTGCTGGCCGACCCGCAGAAGAAGAAGTACACCGACGCCGCGCCCATCAACCGCACCTGGTTCACCTCGATCAACGGTGAGGTGGCGCCGTTCGACAAGATCGAGTGCCGTCAGGCCGTGATCTACGCGGCCGACCGCACCGGCTACCAGACCGCTTTCGGCGGCTCGATCGGTGGCGGCGACGTGGCCACCGGCCTGCTCCCGCCGACCATCCCGGGTCAGAAGAAGCTCGACACCTACCCGGTCAAGGACGAGGCCGACGGCATCGCCAAGGCCAAGGAGGCGCTCGCCGCCTGCGGCCAGCCCGACGGTTTCGAGACCAGCTACAGCTACCGCGCCGAGCGCCCGGCCGAGAAGGCCGCCGCCGAGTCGATGCAGCAGGCGCTGGCCAAGGTCGGCATCAAGCTGACGCTCAAGCCCTACCCGCAGAGCGACTACTTCGCGCTCTACGCCGGCAAGCCGTCGTTCGCCAAGAAGGAGGGCCTCGGCCTGATGGCCAACGGCTGGGCGGCCGACTGGCCGGACGGTTACGGCTTCCTGGCCCAGCTGGTCGACAGCCGGGTGATCCGGGAGAGCGGCGGCGCGTCCAACCTGAGCGTCCGCGACCCGGAGATCGACTCGATGATCGACGCGGCCGTGAACGAGACCGACGACGCGAAGCGGCAGCAGACCTGGGGCGACATCGACAAGAAGGTCATGGACGGCGCCTGGGTGTACCCGGGTGTGTGGGCCAAGGTCCTGCTCTACCGGCCGGCCAACCTGACCAATGTGTTCGTCACCAGCAGCTACGACGGTTACGACTTCGCCGCGCTCGGCGTGGCGCAGGACTGA
- a CDS encoding ABC transporter permease: MTAPLDVPGGATDAQPEAVLAGGGVAIQGRSLTQIAWTRLKRDRWALAGGVLIVVLVLVAIFAPLVVKLLGHPPNEFHADQIDPNLSMPIGRWGGISGDHLLGVEPVNGRDLFSRVVYGARISLLIAFLATLLSVVIGTVLGVVAGYYGRWVDTLISRTMDLFLAFPILVFALALAGVVPDRAFGLNGDALRIALLIFIIGFFNWPYIGRIVRGQTLSLREREFVDAARSLGARTPYILFRELLPNLAAPILVYATLLIPTNILFEAALSYLGVGVRPPTATWGGMLSAATTYYSVDPTFMMVPGVAIFVTVLAFNIFGDGLRDALDPRAR; the protein is encoded by the coding sequence ATGACCGCTCCGCTCGACGTCCCCGGGGGTGCCACCGACGCCCAGCCGGAGGCCGTCCTCGCCGGTGGCGGAGTGGCCATCCAGGGGCGCTCCCTCACCCAGATCGCCTGGACCCGGCTCAAGCGCGACCGCTGGGCGCTGGCCGGTGGCGTGCTGATCGTCGTGCTGGTCCTCGTCGCGATCTTCGCGCCGCTGGTGGTGAAGCTGCTCGGGCACCCGCCGAACGAGTTCCACGCCGACCAGATCGACCCGAACCTGTCCATGCCGATCGGCCGGTGGGGCGGCATCAGCGGCGACCACCTGCTCGGCGTGGAACCGGTGAACGGCCGCGACCTGTTCAGCCGGGTCGTCTACGGCGCCCGCATCTCGTTGCTCATCGCGTTCCTGGCCACCCTGCTGTCGGTGGTCATCGGCACCGTGCTCGGTGTGGTCGCGGGCTACTACGGGCGCTGGGTCGACACCCTGATCAGCCGCACCATGGACCTCTTCCTGGCGTTCCCGATCCTGGTGTTCGCCCTGGCCCTGGCCGGGGTGGTGCCCGACCGCGCGTTCGGCCTGAACGGCGACGCCCTGCGCATCGCCCTGCTGATCTTCATCATCGGCTTCTTCAACTGGCCCTACATCGGCCGGATCGTGCGGGGGCAGACGCTGTCGTTGCGCGAACGTGAGTTCGTCGACGCCGCACGCAGTCTCGGGGCGCGCACGCCGTACATCCTGTTCCGCGAGCTGCTGCCCAACCTGGCCGCGCCGATCCTGGTCTACGCCACCCTGCTGATCCCCACGAACATCCTGTTCGAGGCCGCGCTGTCGTACCTCGGGGTGGGCGTGCGCCCACCCACGGCCACCTGGGGCGGCATGCTCTCCGCGGCCACCACGTACTACAGCGTCGATCCCACGTTCATGATGGTGCCCGGTGTCGCGATCTTCGTCACCGTGCTCGCGTTCAACATCTTCGGCGACGGCCTGAGGGACGCCCTCGATCCCCGCGCCCGCTGA
- a CDS encoding GntT/GntP/DsdX family permease gives MLAPVLAQSTEPVAGDARLVTAVVLGIATVVLLIALAKLHPFLALVLGSAVLGVSGGLGVADTVDSFTDGVGATAGTVGLLIALGNMIGALLADSGGADRIVDRVVGRVPASRLPWAMAGVAALIGLPLFFEIGVVLLVPVVLLVASRTGVPLLKVAIPALAGLSVLHGLVPPHPGPLAAVSALDADLGLTLLFGLVIAVPTVILAGPVFASLVSRSVVAEAPPELVPASGISDRNRTGDDERTAAGPGAGGSVVPGSDEDAGTPRRPGFWPAVATVLLPVVLMLVRAVGELTLDEGDAVREALEVAGEPLVALLAGTLVAMFTLGFATGMDRARVSGSVAGALPPIAAILLIVAAGGGFKQVLIDAGVGEVIAGAARDADLSPLLLGWLVAVGIRVATGSATVATITSAGIVAPLAATQSSPGVALLVLAIGSGSLFFSHVNDAGFWLVKEYLGLTVGQTLRTWSVMETLISVLGLAGVLLLAPVV, from the coding sequence ATGCTCGCCCCGGTTCTCGCTCAGTCCACCGAGCCGGTCGCCGGGGACGCCCGGCTGGTCACCGCCGTGGTGCTCGGCATCGCCACCGTCGTGCTGCTGATCGCGCTGGCGAAACTGCATCCGTTCCTCGCCCTGGTGCTCGGCTCGGCGGTGCTCGGGGTGAGCGGCGGCCTGGGCGTCGCGGACACCGTGGACAGTTTCACCGACGGCGTGGGCGCCACCGCCGGCACCGTCGGCCTGCTGATCGCCCTGGGCAACATGATCGGTGCGCTGCTGGCCGACTCCGGCGGCGCCGACCGGATCGTCGACCGGGTGGTGGGCCGGGTGCCGGCCTCCCGGCTGCCCTGGGCGATGGCCGGGGTGGCGGCGCTGATCGGCCTGCCGCTGTTCTTCGAGATCGGCGTGGTGCTGCTGGTCCCGGTCGTGCTGCTGGTCGCGAGCCGCACCGGCGTGCCGCTGCTGAAGGTGGCGATCCCCGCCCTGGCCGGCCTGTCGGTGCTGCACGGCCTGGTGCCGCCGCACCCGGGCCCGCTGGCCGCCGTCAGCGCCCTGGATGCCGACCTCGGTCTCACCCTGCTGTTCGGTCTGGTGATCGCCGTGCCCACGGTGATCCTCGCCGGGCCGGTGTTCGCGAGCCTGGTCTCCCGCTCGGTCGTCGCCGAGGCCCCGCCGGAACTCGTTCCCGCGTCGGGGATCTCGGACCGGAACAGAACGGGGGACGACGAGAGGACCGCGGCCGGGCCCGGCGCGGGCGGTTCCGTCGTCCCTGGTTCCGACGAAGACGCCGGGACGCCCAGGAGGCCGGGATTCTGGCCCGCGGTGGCGACCGTCCTGCTACCCGTCGTCCTCATGCTCGTGCGCGCGGTCGGTGAGCTGACGCTCGACGAGGGCGACGCGGTGCGCGAGGCGCTGGAGGTGGCCGGCGAGCCGCTGGTCGCGCTGCTGGCCGGCACGCTGGTCGCGATGTTCACGCTGGGGTTCGCCACCGGGATGGACCGCGCCCGGGTCTCCGGGAGCGTGGCCGGGGCCCTGCCGCCGATCGCCGCGATCCTCCTGATCGTCGCCGCCGGAGGCGGTTTCAAGCAGGTGCTGATCGACGCCGGGGTCGGCGAGGTGATCGCCGGCGCCGCGCGTGACGCCGATCTGTCGCCGTTGCTGCTGGGCTGGCTGGTCGCCGTCGGCATCCGGGTGGCGACCGGCTCGGCCACGGTCGCGACGATCACCTCGGCCGGCATCGTGGCACCGCTCGCCGCCACGCAGAGCAGTCCCGGGGTGGCGCTGCTGGTGCTGGCGATCGGGTCCGGCTCGCTGTTCTTCTCGCATGTCAACGATGCCGGTTTCTGGCTCGTGAAGGAGTATCTCGGGCTCACCGTGGGGCAGACGCTGCGCACCTGGTCGGTGATGGAGACGCTGATCTCGGTGCTCGGGCTGGCCGGGGTGCTGCTGCTGGCGCCGGTGGTCTGA
- a CDS encoding DHA2 family efflux MFS transporter permease subunit, with product MSTTEPGRDAAEPSYGSPEPGAPAATAPAGDAPQGLDRGLLLVASCVVLGAIMSILDVTVVNVALPALVSDFDTSLATIQWVATGYTLALATVIPLTGWGAERFGTKRLYMTSIFLFVVGSVLSGFAWNDTSLIVFRVLQGLGGGMVMPAGMTILTRAAGPQRLGRVMAVMGVPMLLGPILGPILGGWLVEDFSWRWIFFINAPIGALALFLSARILPKDVPTPGHRLDWLGLALLSPGLALLIYGLAESSEKSGFGHAVVIGPMIAGAVLLAVFVWHALRDPDEALIDLRLFANRVFAASSVTMLLMIISVFGGMLLLPLYLQQVRGEGAFDTGLLLAPQGVGAMIAMPIAGTLVDRTGVGRVAPVGLLCVAISFVGLTQITSDTSYWTLSGWLFLMGVGMGFSMMPLMTGAMQTLRHAAVAKASTTLNIIQQTGSSIGTAVMVVIVTAAIKDRVPAEALAAQAAVTADPSKAQDPSVLAGLQQLAMRSAEAFGHTFWWATAMVAVAFVVALVLLPKSKPQLSDEEAAEMQAHMMMG from the coding sequence ATGTCCACCACAGAACCTGGTCGCGACGCGGCCGAACCGTCCTACGGCAGCCCGGAGCCCGGTGCTCCCGCCGCCACCGCCCCGGCGGGCGACGCACCCCAGGGTCTCGACCGCGGGCTGCTGCTCGTGGCGTCCTGCGTGGTGCTCGGCGCCATCATGTCGATTCTCGACGTCACGGTCGTCAACGTGGCGCTGCCCGCCCTGGTCTCCGACTTCGACACCAGCCTGGCCACGATCCAGTGGGTGGCCACCGGCTACACCCTGGCCCTGGCCACGGTGATCCCGCTGACCGGCTGGGGCGCCGAGCGTTTCGGCACCAAGCGGCTCTACATGACCTCGATCTTCCTGTTCGTGGTCGGCTCGGTGCTGTCCGGCTTCGCCTGGAACGACACCTCCCTCATCGTCTTCCGGGTGCTCCAGGGCCTCGGCGGCGGCATGGTGATGCCGGCCGGCATGACCATCCTGACCCGCGCCGCCGGCCCGCAGCGGCTCGGCCGGGTGATGGCCGTCATGGGCGTGCCCATGCTGCTCGGCCCGATCCTCGGCCCGATCCTCGGTGGCTGGCTGGTCGAAGACTTCAGCTGGCGCTGGATCTTCTTCATCAACGCCCCGATCGGCGCGCTCGCGCTGTTCCTGTCCGCGCGCATCCTGCCGAAAGACGTTCCCACGCCCGGGCACCGGCTGGACTGGCTGGGCCTGGCCCTGCTCTCCCCCGGTCTCGCCCTGCTGATCTACGGCCTGGCCGAATCCTCCGAGAAGAGCGGCTTCGGGCACGCCGTCGTGATCGGCCCGATGATCGCCGGCGCCGTGCTGCTGGCCGTCTTCGTCTGGCACGCCCTGCGTGACCCCGACGAGGCGCTGATCGACCTGCGCCTGTTCGCCAACCGGGTGTTCGCGGCCTCGTCGGTCACCATGCTGCTGATGATCATCTCGGTGTTCGGCGGCATGCTGCTGCTGCCGCTGTACCTCCAGCAGGTGCGCGGCGAGGGCGCTTTCGACACCGGCCTGCTGCTGGCACCGCAGGGTGTGGGCGCGATGATCGCGATGCCGATCGCCGGCACCCTGGTCGACCGCACCGGCGTCGGCCGGGTCGCCCCGGTGGGCCTGCTCTGCGTGGCCATCTCGTTCGTCGGCCTCACCCAGATCACCTCCGACACGTCGTACTGGACGCTGTCGGGCTGGCTGTTCCTCATGGGTGTCGGCATGGGCTTCTCGATGATGCCGCTGATGACCGGCGCCATGCAGACGCTGCGTCACGCCGCGGTGGCCAAGGCCAGCACCACGCTGAACATCATCCAGCAGACCGGTTCCTCCATCGGCACCGCGGTGATGGTCGTCATCGTCACCGCCGCCATCAAGGACCGGGTGCCGGCCGAGGCGCTCGCCGCCCAGGCCGCCGTCACCGCCGACCCGTCGAAGGCCCAGGACCCGTCGGTGCTGGCGGGTCTCCAGCAGCTCGCGATGCGCTCCGCCGAGGCGTTCGGCCACACCTTCTGGTGGGCCACGGCCATGGTCGCCGTCGCCTTCGTCGTCGCCCTGGTGCTGCTGCCCAAGAGCAAGCCCCAGCTCAGCGACGAAGAGGCCGCGGAGATGCAGGCCCACATGATGATGGGCTGA
- a CDS encoding TetR/AcrR family transcriptional regulator, with protein MTPERPGGRPLRADAERNRRRILAAAAEVFAERGLDAGLDEIARRAGVGTGTVYRRFPDKSSLIEALFVSRLDAIVEVTEQARQAPDGWTGLVMLLTRAVEMQLADRGLKELLYGDVSASATMHAHVEERMATVQPTFGEILDRAKAEGAVRDEVSVTDLSVAMFMLHGVGRFSAPDQWRRQLALVLAGLRPGSGVPLPGSPLTERELIEACSPRSPAHVSPQTVPITPPITVTHPAHDHLPVAVAPD; from the coding sequence ATGACGCCGGAACGGCCCGGGGGCAGGCCGCTGCGGGCCGACGCCGAACGCAACCGGCGGCGCATCCTCGCGGCGGCGGCCGAGGTGTTCGCCGAACGTGGCCTCGACGCCGGTCTCGACGAGATCGCCCGCCGGGCCGGTGTCGGCACCGGCACGGTCTACCGCCGGTTCCCCGACAAGTCCTCGCTGATCGAGGCCCTGTTCGTCAGCCGTCTCGACGCCATCGTCGAGGTCACCGAACAGGCCCGGCAGGCCCCCGACGGGTGGACCGGCCTGGTCATGCTGCTCACCCGGGCCGTCGAGATGCAGCTGGCCGACCGTGGCCTGAAAGAGCTTCTCTACGGTGATGTCTCGGCATCCGCCACGATGCACGCGCACGTCGAGGAGCGGATGGCCACGGTGCAGCCGACGTTCGGGGAGATCCTCGACCGGGCCAAGGCCGAGGGGGCGGTGCGCGACGAGGTGTCGGTCACCGACCTGTCCGTCGCGATGTTCATGCTGCACGGCGTGGGCAGGTTCTCGGCCCCTGACCAGTGGCGCCGGCAACTGGCCCTGGTCCTGGCCGGGCTCCGGCCCGGCAGCGGGGTGCCCCTGCCCGGTTCACCGCTGACCGAGCGGGAACTCATCGAGGCCTGCTCGCCCCGTTCCCCGGCCCATGTCTCACCGCAGACCGTGCCGATCACCCCGCCGATCACCGTCACTCACCCGGCGCACGACCACCTCCCCGTGGCCGTCGCACCGGACTAG
- a CDS encoding methyl-accepting chemotaxis protein: protein MSFLSAWPIRILFRVLVAVTVVALVAIAAVVTYSYRAQSTARDQYDAVVYAYSSVQDMQNTGTNIVLDNTVITYAPLAADAYRKTLESDLAKMDATVATATSFDVPEALKSEITAAGAAYSELGDFLQNLPIATTEAEQTRNSEDYAEKSTAATTALTAALKTAQGRVGELQTEIDRIGRVTNFVTTGLCLVTAVLIGGLLLMVGRRIGSGVSELQDAVDRVSDGDLTHPVPVHGKDELASMARSLENMRLRLVQMFRQLVDSSNRLGDSAGTLSGIFSEVGASSGHTSSQMGSVSATANEVSANIQAVAAGSEQMGASIGEIARSAGDAAREATAAVSAVESTTDTMNKLGESSREIGDVIKLITSIAEQTNLLALNATIEAARAGDAGKGFAVVADEVKQLAQETARATEDISSRVETIQADAVQAGEAIQSVAAVINRINEYQATIASAVEEQSATTQTINSGVNEAANGSTQIAGSISTAARNAAQTAESMQQGTGSAQQIAALRQELNGLIGSFRLPA, encoded by the coding sequence ATGTCTTTTCTCTCGGCCTGGCCGATCCGGATCCTGTTCCGGGTGCTCGTGGCGGTGACGGTCGTCGCCCTGGTGGCGATCGCGGCGGTGGTGACCTACTCGTACCGGGCGCAGTCGACCGCCCGAGACCAGTACGACGCGGTCGTCTACGCGTACTCGTCCGTGCAGGACATGCAGAACACCGGCACGAACATCGTGCTCGACAACACCGTCATCACCTACGCCCCGCTGGCCGCCGACGCCTACAGGAAGACGCTGGAGTCGGACCTGGCGAAGATGGACGCGACCGTGGCCACCGCCACCTCGTTCGACGTCCCCGAGGCCCTGAAGAGCGAGATCACCGCGGCCGGGGCGGCCTACAGCGAGCTGGGCGACTTCCTCCAGAACCTGCCGATCGCCACCACCGAGGCGGAGCAGACCCGCAACAGTGAGGACTACGCCGAGAAGTCCACCGCGGCGACCACCGCGCTGACCGCCGCGCTGAAGACCGCCCAGGGCCGGGTCGGCGAGCTCCAGACCGAGATCGACCGGATCGGCCGGGTCACCAACTTCGTCACGACCGGGCTGTGCCTGGTCACCGCCGTGCTGATCGGCGGCCTGCTGCTGATGGTCGGACGCCGGATCGGCAGCGGGGTGAGCGAGCTCCAGGACGCGGTGGACCGGGTCTCGGACGGCGACCTGACCCACCCGGTGCCGGTGCACGGCAAGGACGAGCTGGCCTCGATGGCGCGCTCGCTGGAGAACATGCGGCTGCGGCTGGTGCAGATGTTCCGGCAGCTGGTGGACTCCAGCAACCGGCTCGGCGACTCGGCCGGCACGCTGAGCGGGATCTTCTCCGAGGTGGGCGCCAGCTCGGGCCACACCTCGTCGCAGATGGGATCGGTGTCGGCCACGGCCAACGAGGTGTCGGCGAACATCCAGGCGGTCGCGGCCGGCTCGGAGCAGATGGGCGCCTCTATCGGGGAGATCGCCCGCAGCGCCGGTGACGCCGCCCGGGAGGCGACCGCGGCGGTGAGTGCCGTGGAGTCGACCACCGACACGATGAACAAGCTGGGGGAGTCGTCGCGGGAGATCGGCGACGTGATCAAGCTGATCACCTCGATCGCGGAGCAGACCAATCTGCTGGCGCTGAACGCGACGATCGAGGCGGCGCGGGCGGGTGATGCGGGGAAGGGGTTCGCGGTGGTGGCGGACGAGGTGAAGCAGCTGGCCCAGGAGACGGCACGGGCCACCGAGGACATCTCCTCGCGGGTCGAGACCATCCAGGCCGACGCGGTGCAGGCGGGCGAGGCGATCCAGTCGGTGGCCGCCGTGATCAACCGGATCAACGAGTACCAGGCCACCATCGCCTCGGCGGTGGAGGAGCAGAGCGCCACCACACAGACGATCAACTCGGGCGTGAACGAGGCGGCGAACGGCTCCACCCAGATCGCCGGGTCGATCTCGACGGCGGCCCGGAACGCCGCGCAGACCGCCGAGTCGATGCAGCAGGGCACCGGCAGCGCGCAGCAGATCGCCGCGCTGCGGCAGGAGCTGAACGGCCTGATCGGCAGTTTCCGGCTGCCTGCCTGA